GTAGTGCGAGTCTCCTCAAACGGTACAGCAGGTGCCTGACCGGGTGACAGGTGAGTGAGCACCGCAGTCAACAGCATCACGAGCAGGCCGACGGACAACTCGGCACGCAATCCCCGGGCGGCTTGCTTGCTGGGCGCCGCTTGCCGTGCGCTGCGGAACTGGCTGGCCGCGAAGGCCAGCATGACTAGCAGCAGCGCTGCTTTGCCGAGCAGAACGAGTCCATAGGACGTGTTCAGCAGCATGGAGGGAGCCGGAATGTACAGCACGGCTCCATATATACCGGTGGCGAGTAACGCCGCCACCATAGCAATGCCCCAGCCGGCGAAGCGGCGCAAGGCGGCTTGTCGTAGAGTTGCCCGCTCGGATACGGGCAACTCTGCTCCGGCAACCGGCAGGCACACGACCATGACGGCAAGTGAGCCGATCCAAAAGGTTGCTGCCGCGAGATGGACGAAGTCCGCCGCAATAGCTGGAGCTGGATGCGTAGCCGCTGCCGGATGACCGACAAAGGCCTTGGACAGCATGAGGCATAGCGTTAGGAGAGCCGAGCTGTAGCCCCAAAGACGGCGCTGGCGACTCGAAATGCTGTAATCCAGCGCGTAAATCAGCGTTACGCTTAGGAGTAGCACGAGAATCATCTGGATAAACCAAATTTGTCCGGCTCCAGTAAACTGGAGAGCTTCTCCCAGAATCGGGAGTGAGAAGCCCTCCCTGATGGAAACCCCGGCATCCCATGAAGCCTGAAGTGGCAGGCTGATCAGAATGGCGGCAGACGTTATGCCGTAGCCGCTCCATAGCAGTTTATTCCAGCGGGGCGATGTTTCAAAGGGCCGCTGATTTTGCTTATGCTGTTCACTTTGATTCTTGTCTTGGCTTATGCTCGGTAAGATGAACAGCCGGAAACAAATCGCTCCAAAAAGCAGCGATAGTCCTATGTAAAGAAACCAACGGACAGCGATTAAGTCGATTCGTGATGTCCCTGAGCCTTCAGGTGCGGTAGCTTGATGGGTAGGCGCATTGGAACCGCTGCCTACTTGAAATGGAATAACTCCATTAACTGGATGTCCGTCTGCGGATAAAGCTCTCCAACTAACAGAGTAAATTCCATTTTTCATCCCTGGGATCAATTGGATTTCCATGGTGGCTTTGTGATTCGGGTCAAGCTGTGCTTTTCCTGTGTCGACCCGCTTGCCTGTTTCGTCGGTCACTTTGATCGACATGAAGGCAGATTGCAAATCTTCATTGAAGGTAATGGTCACCTGAGAAGGCGACTTGTCCAAAACCTGATTTTCGGTCGGACTGGATTCAATGACAAATGCATGAGCCCACGAAGAGTGAGGAAACAGGACCAGAAGGGGGAGACACAGCAATAAAAGACAAGCCACACGGGCTGGTCTGGACGGATACAACATGCTTGTGAAGTCACCTTCTCTCGATTACTTGAAGCGAGGATATCCCCATTTATAACATTTTATACAGGAGGATTTTGCCTGACGGACAAATCCATTCCTATCTTAATCATAGTGCATATAGCGCGAATAGATGGAGCGAATTATGACATTTATATGAAATTTGAAATAATAAGCATTATACAAAATGCCAATCATATGAAAACCCCTAGTGTGGTTGAATTCAGGACGATTTCAACCATGCTAGGGGAAAGAGGAAGAGCCTATGAAGGAATTAGAGCCCTGTTTCCATGAGATCCGTGAAAGCAGGTTGCTTGTGTTGAATATAATGGATAAAAATAGCCGTTAGTTTGGGATCGAATTGGCTACCCGAGCAAGCACGTAATTCTTCAATGGCCTCCTCGAACGTTTTGGTGGGTTGATAGGGACGCTCGGTTGTCATCGCATCAAAAGAGTCGATGATCGTCAGCATCCGACATAAAAGTGGAATTTGCTCGCCCTTAAAGCCAAACGGATAGCCTCCTCCGTCATAACGTTCATGATGCAGCTCCACAAAAGGAATCAAATCTACGAATCGTTCGTTGGCTTCTACAATACGCTTGCCCCACATGACATGCGCTTGCACCATCTGCCATTCCTCACCGGACAGCTTCTCTTTTTTATTGAGGATATTCCAGGGAATCTCCAGTTTACCAATGTCATGAATGAGAGCTCCTAGTATGAAACGCCGCTTATCCTCCGGTCCGAGTTGAAGCACATCGCTCATGTCTGCTGCATATCTGAACACCCGTTTTGAATGCTTGAAGGTATTAATATCCTTGTATAAGAACAAATTAAGCTGCTGCTCAAGATCACGAATATCCTGCCCCAGATCGACCTCACGCTCCACTTCATTTAAGCTTCCATGCGTATGAACGATGTTTTTGCCCTGTTTCTTGGCGTAGTACAGAGCTTTATCCGCCAGATCGACCAGCTGTGATTTGTCGTAGATGTCAATGCGGCTTTGGGCAATACCTGCGGAGAAGGACAGACAGCCATGTGGAAAAATTTCGACACCCTCATAACGAGAATCATTTAATCTTTTTCGAATAGCATTGACTATTTCATAAGCTTGTTCAGCGGTATGATCAGGCATAAGCAGGGTGAATTCTTCTCCACCGTAGCGGGATACGGTGATGGGGGTGTCGGAGGTTTCCTTCTTAAGAAACTCAC
The Paenibacillus peoriae DNA segment above includes these coding regions:
- a CDS encoding copper resistance CopC/CopD family protein codes for the protein MLYPSRPARVACLLLLCLPLLVLFPHSSWAHAFVIESSPTENQVLDKSPSQVTITFNEDLQSAFMSIKVTDETGKRVDTGKAQLDPNHKATMEIQLIPGMKNGIYSVSWRALSADGHPVNGVIPFQVGSGSNAPTHQATAPEGSGTSRIDLIAVRWFLYIGLSLLFGAICFRLFILPSISQDKNQSEQHKQNQRPFETSPRWNKLLWSGYGITSAAILISLPLQASWDAGVSIREGFSLPILGEALQFTGAGQIWFIQMILVLLLSVTLIYALDYSISSRQRRLWGYSSALLTLCLMLSKAFVGHPAAATHPAPAIAADFVHLAAATFWIGSLAVMVVCLPVAGAELPVSERATLRQAALRRFAGWGIAMVAALLATGIYGAVLYIPAPSMLLNTSYGLVLLGKAALLLVMLAFAASQFRSARQAAPSKQAARGLRAELSVGLLVMLLTAVLTHLSPGQAPAVPFEETRTTGGYNVTLAVSPNAVGSNEFKVSVQDSKGAAVSGIQQVTLTLTPADPDQDQQEFVLPVKQQQPFRSQELMTSEGTWAVKVHALTASLDAVDAEFTLHVGGKK
- a CDS encoding bifunctional diguanylate cyclase/phosphohydrolase — protein: MMSIIKKLQERVTATGIYVFFICLAGLIVLLYTNQWSFLHYTTTEWVTIYSLLGAVLILEHFTFQLPPASNKQSMDSSVYLACIFVHGTEIAILILLLNVIIAMFRHTELSWWKHTVNFSIYALSIFLSSTVFELSGGTQGALNQEHFASYLLALICYFAVNTITLGIYFYIAYKGSFNELKQAFLAESLLVYLCTLILSLVLTTLIYNNGILGLLLFLGLSMLLSHAFKQMFTLYREIEEKANMDRRTGLYNHSYFENTLEAELNISRSENTPLSLALIDIDDFKKYNDHFGHLKGDQLLGFLGEFLKKETSDTPITVSRYGGEEFTLLMPDHTAEQAYEIVNAIRKRLNDSRYEGVEIFPHGCLSFSAGIAQSRIDIYDKSQLVDLADKALYYAKKQGKNIVHTHGSLNEVEREVDLGQDIRDLEQQLNLFLYKDINTFKHSKRVFRYAADMSDVLQLGPEDKRRFILGALIHDIGKLEIPWNILNKKEKLSGEEWQMVQAHVMWGKRIVEANERFVDLIPFVELHHERYDGGGYPFGFKGEQIPLLCRMLTIIDSFDAMTTERPYQPTKTFEEAIEELRACSGSQFDPKLTAIFIHYIQHKQPAFTDLMETGL